Proteins co-encoded in one Microbacterium hydrocarbonoxydans genomic window:
- a CDS encoding NAD(P)H-dependent glycerol-3-phosphate dehydrogenase — MTPKRNVPAGPRVAVIGAGSWGTTFGKILADGGAQVTMWARRAELAHEIDEAKRNSRYLPGINLPRTMAATHELAIALRDVDQVYLSVPSQSLRENLKALRPLLADNDAKIVSLMKGVERTSGLRMSQVIEQELRCDPDRIAVASGPNLALEIAREQPTAAVISSRSRETAEEVARAARNSYFRTFVNTDVIGTEFGGVLKNLIAVAIGIVDGVGYGENTKASIITRGLVEMTDFAVANGAHPETLQGLAGLGDLIATCQSPLSRNNTAGRLLGQGYSFQDVVKQMQQTAEGLASVAPVLQLARESDVDMPIVEQVKMVLDGKMNPRDIAPHLTTDDDTPQGERTNHGQADGGGALRRALQRAFDQFRNGGRGAGSDRP, encoded by the coding sequence TTGACTCCTAAGCGCAATGTTCCTGCCGGGCCTCGCGTCGCGGTCATCGGCGCGGGGAGCTGGGGCACGACCTTCGGGAAGATCCTCGCCGACGGCGGAGCCCAGGTCACGATGTGGGCGCGTCGTGCCGAACTCGCGCACGAGATCGACGAGGCCAAACGCAACTCCCGTTATCTGCCGGGCATCAACCTGCCACGGACCATGGCGGCGACGCACGAACTCGCGATCGCACTGCGAGATGTCGATCAGGTCTATCTGTCGGTTCCCAGCCAGTCGCTCAGGGAGAACCTGAAGGCGCTCCGTCCGCTGCTCGCCGACAACGACGCGAAGATCGTCAGCCTCATGAAGGGCGTCGAGCGTACCAGCGGGCTGCGCATGAGCCAGGTGATCGAGCAGGAGCTGAGGTGCGATCCCGACCGGATCGCGGTTGCCTCGGGGCCGAACCTGGCGCTCGAGATCGCCCGCGAGCAGCCGACCGCCGCGGTGATCTCCTCGCGCAGTCGAGAGACGGCCGAAGAGGTCGCCCGTGCTGCGCGCAACAGCTACTTCCGGACCTTCGTCAACACCGACGTGATCGGCACGGAGTTCGGGGGAGTTCTGAAGAACCTCATCGCGGTCGCGATCGGGATCGTCGACGGCGTCGGGTACGGCGAGAACACGAAAGCGTCGATCATCACCCGCGGGCTGGTCGAGATGACCGACTTCGCGGTGGCGAACGGCGCGCACCCCGAGACGCTGCAGGGACTGGCGGGACTCGGCGACCTGATCGCCACGTGCCAGTCTCCGCTGAGCCGCAACAACACGGCCGGGCGCCTGCTCGGCCAGGGATACAGCTTCCAGGACGTCGTGAAGCAGATGCAGCAGACCGCCGAGGGCCTCGCGTCCGTGGCGCCCGTGCTGCAGCTCGCACGCGAGTCCGACGTGGACATGCCCATCGTCGAGCAGGTGAAGATGGTGCTAGACGGCAAGATGAACCCCCGCGACATCGCACCCCACCTGACGACGGATGACGACACCCCACAGGGTGAGAGGACCAACCATGGACAAGCAGACGGTGGTGGTGCTCTTCGGCGGGCGCTCCAGCGAGCATTCGATCAGTTCCGCAACGGCGGGAGGGGTGCTGGGAGCGATCGACCGTGA
- a CDS encoding D-alanine--D-alanine ligase family protein, producing the protein MDKQTVVVLFGGRSSEHSISSATAGGVLGAIDRDRYDVIPVGITRDGAFVLEDDDPAKFPLDAAHLPEVVDNGTRVLWPEPGGDRRLRVVRSDGTTEGLAEVDVVLPLLHGLHGEDGAIQGFFEVIDMPYAGCGILDSAVSLDKHFTKLALTAAGISVSPGITVRRNEWTTDAAGVRERIAALGDTVFVKPASAGSSVGVSRVDDGDGLDAAMEIAFAEDSKVLVESQVVGREIEVGVLAGRPGERARASLPGEVVLTSRSFYDFEGKYLGGDGVEIVCPADVDDALIERLRETAVRVFEAVDGKGLARVDFFVTPAGELVVNELNTMPGFTPISMFPKCWVASGLGYGDLISELIEGGLRR; encoded by the coding sequence ATGGACAAGCAGACGGTGGTGGTGCTCTTCGGCGGGCGCTCCAGCGAGCATTCGATCAGTTCCGCAACGGCGGGAGGGGTGCTGGGAGCGATCGACCGTGACCGCTACGACGTGATCCCCGTCGGGATCACGCGAGACGGCGCCTTCGTGCTCGAAGACGATGACCCGGCGAAATTCCCGCTCGACGCCGCTCATCTGCCGGAGGTCGTCGACAACGGCACGCGTGTGCTGTGGCCGGAGCCCGGGGGAGACCGCAGGCTGCGCGTCGTCCGTTCCGACGGCACGACCGAGGGTCTCGCCGAAGTCGACGTGGTGCTGCCCCTGCTGCACGGCCTGCACGGAGAAGACGGCGCCATCCAGGGCTTCTTCGAGGTCATCGACATGCCCTACGCAGGATGCGGCATTCTGGACTCGGCCGTGTCACTCGACAAGCACTTCACCAAGCTGGCACTCACCGCCGCGGGTATCTCCGTCTCGCCCGGGATCACGGTGCGCCGAAACGAGTGGACGACCGATGCCGCCGGTGTGCGTGAGCGCATCGCGGCACTGGGAGACACTGTGTTCGTGAAGCCGGCCAGCGCCGGCTCCAGCGTCGGCGTGTCGCGCGTCGACGACGGCGACGGTCTCGACGCAGCGATGGAGATCGCTTTCGCCGAGGATTCGAAGGTCCTCGTCGAGTCCCAGGTGGTGGGGCGAGAGATCGAGGTCGGTGTGCTCGCGGGGCGTCCCGGAGAGCGCGCACGCGCCTCTCTGCCCGGCGAGGTCGTTCTCACCTCGCGGAGCTTCTACGATTTCGAGGGCAAGTACCTCGGGGGCGATGGCGTCGAGATCGTGTGCCCCGCTGACGTCGATGATGCGTTGATCGAGCGGCTTCGTGAGACGGCCGTCAGGGTCTTCGAGGCCGTCGACGGCAAGGGCCTCGCCCGCGTCGACTTCTTCGTGACGCCCGCCGGCGAGTTGGTGGTGAACGAGCTGAACACGATGCCGGGATTCACTCCGATCTCGATGTTCCCGAAGTGCTGGGTCGCATCGGGACTCGGCTACGGCGATCTGATCTCGGAGCTGATCGAGGGCGGCCTGCGCCGCTGA
- a CDS encoding DUF3515 family protein, translating to MPRSRRLALVAGGVALIAVLSGCSTTIHLEPADHANDPACAEVSVLLPDAVGELDRVWTDAQATGAWGDPTVVLRCGVEPPAPSTDVCTTIGSVDWLVLDQEEERQRLVTYGRDPAIEVIIRRGESVDFRTVVESLSTSIQSGLAPATARCTDRIPTTDGGEAG from the coding sequence ATGCCCCGTTCCCGCCGTCTCGCCCTCGTCGCCGGCGGAGTGGCACTCATCGCCGTGCTCTCCGGATGCTCGACCACGATCCACCTCGAGCCCGCTGACCACGCGAACGATCCCGCCTGCGCCGAGGTGTCGGTACTTCTTCCCGATGCGGTCGGCGAGCTGGACCGCGTCTGGACCGACGCCCAGGCGACCGGGGCCTGGGGCGACCCGACCGTCGTGCTCAGGTGCGGTGTCGAACCCCCCGCACCGTCGACCGACGTCTGCACGACGATCGGAAGCGTCGACTGGCTCGTGCTCGACCAGGAGGAGGAGCGACAGCGGCTCGTGACGTATGGCCGTGATCCCGCGATCGAAGTCATCATCCGCCGCGGAGAGTCCGTCGACTTCCGCACCGTGGTCGAGAGCCTCTCGACCAGCATCCAGTCGGGCCTCGCGCCCGCGACCGCACGGTGCACCGACCGCATTCCCACCACCGACGGCGGGGAAGCGGGCTGA
- the thiL gene encoding thiamine-phosphate kinase, producing MPSRPDDDDPRLGELSEGEILRAILARTAPGSHTLLGPGDDAAVIAAPSGSVVATTDTLVHGPDFRLAWSSGYDLGWKAAAVNLADVAAMGARPTALLVALAVPRDLRLSFVTALADGLRECCQALAPGCAVVGGDLTVSDVLTVAVTALGDLEGRPPVTRSGARVGDVVAVAGELGHAAHGLSVLFGRFRDGDQPVSVDPRRLGAGESAALTAQLRPSPPIGLGPVAAVSGATAMMDVSDGLALDARRLASASEVTLSLDAAALGTHPERALAGGEDHALLATFPAGQLPPGFRVIGSVIPQGEEGVLLDGAPVDATGWDPYRDWDSTSG from the coding sequence ATGCCCTCCCGACCCGACGATGACGACCCGCGCCTGGGAGAACTCTCCGAAGGGGAGATCCTGCGCGCGATCCTCGCCCGGACCGCACCCGGGTCGCACACGCTCCTGGGGCCGGGCGACGACGCTGCCGTGATAGCCGCACCGTCGGGCAGCGTGGTGGCGACCACCGACACCCTGGTGCATGGGCCGGACTTCCGTCTCGCCTGGTCGAGCGGCTACGACCTCGGCTGGAAGGCCGCAGCGGTGAACCTCGCCGACGTCGCCGCGATGGGTGCCCGTCCGACCGCGCTGCTCGTGGCCCTGGCCGTCCCTCGTGACCTGCGCCTCTCGTTCGTCACCGCGCTCGCAGATGGCCTCCGCGAGTGCTGTCAGGCGCTGGCGCCCGGCTGTGCCGTGGTGGGGGGAGATCTGACCGTGTCCGACGTCCTCACGGTGGCCGTGACGGCCTTGGGCGATCTCGAAGGGCGGCCCCCCGTCACCCGCTCAGGAGCGCGAGTCGGCGATGTCGTCGCCGTGGCGGGGGAATTGGGCCACGCCGCCCACGGGCTCTCGGTCCTCTTCGGTCGATTCCGGGACGGCGACCAGCCTGTTTCGGTCGACCCGCGCCGACTGGGCGCAGGGGAGAGTGCTGCCCTGACCGCGCAGCTGCGTCCATCGCCTCCGATCGGTCTCGGTCCCGTCGCCGCAGTGAGCGGCGCGACGGCGATGATGGACGTCTCCGACGGTCTCGCGCTCGACGCGCGTCGTCTGGCATCGGCATCCGAGGTGACCCTGTCACTCGACGCCGCAGCTCTGGGGACGCACCCGGAGCGCGCTCTGGCAGGGGGCGAGGACCATGCGCTTCTCGCGACGTTCCCGGCAGGGCAGCTGCCCCCGGGGTTCCGTGTCATCGGTTCAGTGATTCCGCAGGGCGAGGAGGGAGTCCTGCTCGATGGAGCGCCGGTCGATGCGACGGGTTGGGATCCCTACCGCGACTGGGACTCCACCTCGGGCTGA
- the rsmD gene encoding 16S rRNA (guanine(966)-N(2))-methyltransferase RsmD, whose amino-acid sequence MTRIIAGKARGARLGVPPAGTRPTSDRVRESLFGALASVDAFEGARVLDLYAGSGALGLESLSRGAASADLVEQGRPAAAVVRRNAAIVAKAGGLPIARVHESAVRSFLQRAAGPYDLVFSDPPYDLADDAMTADLVALAPLLSPDALVIIERARRSTPPDLAAAGLDLVREKSYGDTTLWWAEPAAAQPEVESQSR is encoded by the coding sequence GTGACGAGGATCATCGCCGGCAAGGCACGCGGAGCCCGCTTGGGTGTCCCCCCTGCGGGGACCCGACCCACGAGCGACAGGGTCAGGGAGTCGCTGTTCGGCGCGCTGGCGTCGGTGGACGCCTTCGAGGGCGCACGGGTGCTCGACCTGTACGCAGGGTCCGGAGCACTGGGTCTGGAATCACTCAGTCGCGGCGCCGCCTCGGCCGACCTCGTGGAACAGGGACGTCCCGCCGCCGCCGTGGTGCGGCGCAACGCGGCGATCGTCGCGAAGGCCGGCGGCCTGCCGATCGCGCGGGTGCACGAGAGCGCTGTCCGGTCGTTCCTCCAGCGAGCAGCCGGCCCCTACGATCTCGTGTTCTCCGACCCTCCGTACGATCTCGCCGACGACGCGATGACCGCCGACCTCGTCGCGCTCGCTCCTCTGCTGTCGCCCGACGCCCTCGTGATCATCGAGCGTGCACGTCGGTCGACGCCGCCGGATCTCGCCGCGGCAGGACTCGACCTCGTGCGGGAGAAGTCCTATGGCGACACGACCCTCTGGTGGGCGGAGCCGGCCGCTGCTCAGCCCGAGGTGGAGTCCCAGTCGCGGTAG
- a CDS encoding ATP-dependent DNA helicase RecG has translation MSLTLDSSLEEALGATPAKTLDRAFGMKSVGDLLSHYPRRYADPGELTPIRELPLGETVTIVAEVLSSSARAMRNRRGAMADVVIGDGIGKMSLTFFAKNLGAAKWRSEELAVGRRGVFSGKVGEFNGVTQFAHPEYELFDDEDAARRRADARAAILIPIYPATASVQTWQIAKFVGRVLDAVDDVPEPLAADVRAREELLTAREALEQIHRPKTRNDIDPAVRTLRMHEALTLQTALLQQRAAVRSLTATMRPSKPGGLLERFDAGLPYSLTPDQQTVGEQVATDLIGSWPMNRLVQGEVGSGKTLVALRAMLQVAESGGQSALIAPTEVLAGQHLRSIAKMLGPQLAPLVMPTLLTGQMPAAERRKAALRVASGQALIVVGTHALLGEKTTFADLGLVVVDEQHRFGVEQREALRAKGSSPHALVLTATPIPRTVAMTVFGDLDTSVIRTMPKGRAGIETFVAPLAEHPGWFNRVWERAAEEIAQGRQVFAVCAAIDTTKKTAEAGEQPAPPPEGASSEGASGPRWGVVQLDEALATHPTLGGLRRAVLHGRMPSEEKDAVMQAFARGEIDLLLATTVIEVGVDVPNASTMIVLDADRFGVSQLHQLRGRVGRGGVPGLCLLVTEAEEGSIARERVDAVAATLDGFALAEVDLELRGEGDVLGAAQAGVRSSLKLLRVVKDSHLIVRARELAEVILSEDPDLETNDGLRSAIARRVSDEDRAALAKN, from the coding sequence ATGTCGCTCACGCTCGATTCATCCCTGGAGGAGGCACTAGGGGCCACCCCGGCGAAGACGCTCGACAGGGCCTTCGGAATGAAGTCGGTCGGCGACCTGCTCTCGCACTATCCGCGGCGCTACGCCGATCCGGGCGAGCTGACTCCGATCCGCGAGCTGCCGCTCGGCGAGACCGTCACGATCGTCGCCGAGGTCCTGTCCTCGAGCGCGCGGGCCATGCGCAACAGACGCGGCGCGATGGCCGACGTGGTCATCGGCGACGGCATCGGCAAGATGTCGCTGACGTTCTTCGCGAAGAACCTGGGCGCGGCGAAGTGGCGCTCGGAAGAGCTCGCGGTCGGCCGTCGCGGTGTCTTCTCCGGCAAGGTGGGCGAGTTCAACGGCGTCACGCAGTTCGCGCACCCCGAGTACGAGCTGTTCGACGACGAGGACGCAGCGCGGCGTCGAGCGGATGCGCGAGCCGCGATCCTCATCCCGATCTACCCCGCCACGGCGAGCGTGCAGACCTGGCAGATCGCGAAGTTCGTCGGACGTGTGCTGGACGCCGTCGACGACGTGCCCGAGCCACTCGCCGCCGACGTGCGCGCACGGGAAGAGCTCCTCACGGCGCGCGAGGCTCTCGAGCAGATACATCGTCCGAAGACCCGCAACGACATCGATCCCGCGGTGCGAACCCTCCGCATGCATGAGGCATTGACCCTGCAGACGGCGCTGCTTCAGCAGCGTGCGGCCGTGCGGTCTCTGACGGCGACGATGCGGCCGTCGAAGCCCGGAGGATTGCTCGAGCGCTTCGACGCCGGTCTGCCGTACTCCCTGACCCCCGATCAGCAGACCGTGGGAGAGCAGGTCGCGACCGACCTGATCGGGTCCTGGCCGATGAATCGCCTGGTGCAGGGTGAAGTCGGCTCGGGAAAGACCCTGGTGGCGCTGCGCGCGATGCTCCAGGTGGCGGAGTCGGGCGGGCAGTCCGCGCTGATCGCCCCGACCGAGGTCCTCGCCGGCCAGCACCTGCGCTCGATAGCGAAGATGCTCGGCCCGCAGCTCGCACCGCTGGTGATGCCGACCCTGTTGACCGGACAGATGCCCGCGGCAGAACGTCGAAAGGCGGCGCTCCGCGTGGCCTCCGGGCAGGCGCTCATCGTCGTGGGGACGCACGCGCTCCTCGGCGAGAAGACGACCTTCGCCGACCTCGGCCTCGTGGTCGTCGACGAGCAGCACCGATTCGGCGTGGAGCAGCGCGAGGCACTTCGCGCCAAGGGGTCCAGCCCGCATGCACTCGTGCTGACCGCGACTCCGATCCCGCGGACAGTGGCGATGACCGTCTTCGGCGACCTCGACACATCTGTGATCCGCACCATGCCGAAGGGCCGAGCGGGGATCGAGACGTTCGTGGCACCGCTCGCCGAGCATCCGGGTTGGTTCAACCGCGTCTGGGAGCGAGCCGCAGAGGAGATCGCTCAGGGGCGACAGGTCTTCGCGGTCTGCGCGGCGATCGATACGACCAAGAAGACTGCTGAGGCAGGGGAGCAGCCGGCACCGCCGCCGGAGGGAGCCTCATCGGAGGGCGCCTCGGGTCCACGATGGGGCGTGGTGCAGCTCGATGAAGCCCTCGCGACGCACCCGACCCTGGGTGGGCTGCGACGTGCGGTGCTGCATGGGCGGATGCCGTCGGAGGAGAAGGATGCCGTCATGCAGGCGTTCGCGCGCGGCGAGATCGATCTCCTGCTGGCCACGACGGTGATCGAGGTCGGCGTCGACGTGCCGAACGCCTCGACCATGATCGTCCTCGATGCCGACAGATTCGGTGTGTCACAGCTGCACCAGCTACGCGGTCGAGTCGGCCGAGGAGGAGTGCCTGGCCTGTGCCTCCTCGTCACGGAGGCGGAAGAGGGCTCCATCGCGCGTGAGCGTGTCGACGCTGTCGCCGCGACCCTCGACGGATTCGCGCTTGCCGAAGTCGATCTGGAGCTGCGCGGAGAAGGAGACGTGCTCGGCGCTGCGCAGGCGGGAGTGCGCTCGTCGCTCAAGCTGCTCCGCGTCGTCAAGGACTCGCACCTGATCGTCCGAGCTCGCGAGCTGGCAGAGGTCATCCTGAGTGAAGACCCCGACCTCGAGACCAATGACGGACTGAGATCCGCCATCGCACGACGAGTCAGCGATGAGGACCGTGCCGCGCTCGCCAAGAACTGA
- the coaD gene encoding pantetheine-phosphate adenylyltransferase, producing MSSRIAVVPGSFDPPTLGHLDVIRRAAKLYDELHVLVVHNPGKEAMLPIAQRMTLLEQSIAEEGMDGNVVIGSWSMGLLVDYARDVGAGVLVKGIRSQIDVAYESPMAIVNRHLADIETVFLLPDPAHALVSSSLVRQVAGLGGDISPFVPRAVAAFLDTGSRGL from the coding sequence ATGAGCAGTCGGATCGCCGTCGTCCCGGGTTCGTTCGATCCGCCGACCCTGGGTCACCTCGACGTGATCCGTCGCGCGGCCAAGCTGTACGACGAGCTTCACGTGCTGGTCGTGCACAACCCCGGCAAAGAGGCGATGCTTCCGATCGCGCAGCGCATGACGCTGCTCGAGCAGTCCATCGCCGAAGAAGGCATGGACGGCAATGTCGTGATCGGATCGTGGAGCATGGGACTCCTCGTCGATTACGCACGCGATGTCGGAGCCGGTGTGCTGGTCAAGGGAATCCGATCGCAGATCGACGTCGCGTATGAGTCCCCGATGGCCATCGTGAACCGTCATCTCGCCGATATCGAGACGGTTTTTCTGCTGCCCGACCCCGCGCACGCGCTCGTCTCGAGCTCTCTCGTGCGCCAGGTCGCCGGCCTGGGTGGCGATATCTCGCCGTTCGTGCCGCGTGCCGTGGCAGCCTTCCTCGACACCGGCTCTCGCGGGCTCTGA
- a CDS encoding DUF177 domain-containing protein: MREHEFTVTLPEAWGEGIVSYEAGSELDLDVRLESVHEGILVSGNVDAEYSGVCGRCLTDIARPVEVEFQELFAYPGEEETDFEVQDDHVDLETLVRDAAVLSLPFQPVCQPDCLGLDPVTGERLTESTGTEQAAPIDPRWSALQQITDQDGKAESRAAEKEES; encoded by the coding sequence ATGCGCGAGCATGAGTTCACGGTGACGCTGCCCGAGGCCTGGGGCGAGGGGATCGTGTCCTACGAAGCCGGGTCCGAGCTCGATCTCGATGTGCGGCTGGAGTCCGTGCACGAGGGCATTCTCGTGTCGGGAAATGTCGACGCCGAGTACTCCGGCGTCTGCGGAAGATGCCTGACCGACATCGCTCGGCCGGTCGAAGTCGAGTTCCAGGAGCTTTTCGCGTATCCTGGTGAGGAAGAAACTGACTTCGAGGTTCAAGACGACCACGTGGATCTTGAAACTCTTGTCAGGGATGCGGCCGTATTGTCGCTTCCATTTCAGCCGGTGTGTCAGCCGGATTGCCTCGGGCTCGACCCGGTTACAGGCGAACGGCTGACCGAGAGCACCGGAACGGAGCAGGCCGCTCCCATCGATCCTCGGTGGAGTGCGCTGCAGCAGATCACAGACCAAGACGGCAAGGCAGAGAGCCGCGCCGCCGAGAAAGAAGAGAGCTAG
- the rpmF gene encoding 50S ribosomal protein L32, whose protein sequence is MAGNPPKRKVSRSNTRSRRAQWKAEAPALVKTIENGKVVYSRPHQAKVVTDSQGTELFLEYKGRKVADV, encoded by the coding sequence ATGGCTGGTAACCCCCCGAAGCGCAAGGTCTCCCGTTCGAACACCCGCTCGCGCCGCGCGCAGTGGAAGGCCGAAGCCCCCGCGCTCGTCAAGACCATCGAGAACGGCAAGGTCGTCTACAGCCGTCCGCACCAGGCGAAGGTCGTCACCGACTCGCAGGGCACCGAGCTGTTCCTCGAGTACAAGGGCCGCAAGGTCGCCGACGTCTGA
- the rnc gene encoding ribonuclease III encodes MTEADGSSRPLAEKLRVDIDAELLELALTHRSYAYEHGAIPHNERLEFLGDSVLGQAVTVMLFTTNPDLDEGSLAKRRASVVSTVALAEVARGIGLGRHLRLGRGEEQTGGRDKDSILADTMEAVIGATYLSAGPEAATELVLRLTAPLLADPERYGAAMDPKTSLQELAAKMGATPPQYSVEASGPDHDRRFTATVVVGDLAMTGKGSSKKTAEMAAALSAWRYLDERA; translated from the coding sequence GTGACCGAGGCCGACGGATCGTCGAGACCTCTCGCCGAGAAGCTCCGCGTCGATATCGACGCGGAGCTTCTCGAGTTGGCACTCACGCATCGTTCCTACGCGTACGAGCACGGAGCGATCCCTCACAACGAGCGTCTCGAGTTCCTCGGCGACTCCGTCCTCGGGCAAGCGGTGACGGTCATGCTGTTCACCACCAACCCTGACCTCGACGAGGGTTCGCTGGCCAAGCGGCGCGCGAGCGTCGTCTCCACGGTGGCACTCGCCGAGGTCGCTCGCGGCATCGGCCTCGGGCGTCACCTCCGACTCGGACGAGGCGAAGAGCAGACCGGCGGTCGCGACAAGGACTCGATCCTCGCCGACACGATGGAGGCGGTGATCGGCGCCACTTACCTCTCGGCGGGTCCCGAGGCCGCGACCGAGCTGGTGCTCCGTCTGACGGCGCCGCTGCTCGCAGATCCGGAGCGGTACGGAGCCGCCATGGATCCGAAGACGAGTCTGCAGGAGCTGGCCGCGAAGATGGGGGCCACGCCGCCGCAGTACTCGGTCGAAGCGAGCGGACCCGATCACGATCGCCGCTTCACGGCGACAGTGGTGGTCGGCGATCTCGCCATGACGGGCAAGGGCAGCAGCAAGAAGACCGCGGAGATGGCGGCCGCGCTCAGCGCGTGGCGCTATCTCGACGAACGTGCCTGA
- the mutM gene encoding bifunctional DNA-formamidopyrimidine glycosylase/DNA-(apurinic or apyrimidinic site) lyase, whose product MPELPEVEVVRAGLAPATTGAVITAVSVFDERALTRHVAGAEDFAARLEGRTFVEAMRRGKFLWLPLDDESSALIAHLGMSGQMLLRRPDAAAERHERIRLNIEHPVHGELAVVFADQRTFGSLAVDRLMMDGPSRIPTQVAHIARDPLDPFFDDTAFRRSLRRRNSAIKRVLLDQQIISGVGNIYADESLWASRVHPETPASALSTQAVTRLLTEIRSVLAKALAEGGTSFDAQYVNVNGQAGYFAHSLNAYGRGGQPCPRCGTLIRREAFMNRSSHFCPRCQRRR is encoded by the coding sequence GTGCCTGAGCTCCCAGAGGTCGAGGTCGTACGGGCAGGGCTGGCCCCGGCGACGACGGGGGCGGTCATCACGGCCGTCAGCGTGTTCGATGAACGTGCCCTCACTCGGCACGTCGCCGGAGCAGAGGATTTCGCCGCCCGACTCGAGGGCCGCACTTTCGTCGAGGCGATGCGTCGTGGCAAGTTCCTCTGGCTGCCGCTCGACGATGAGAGCTCCGCTCTCATCGCGCACCTCGGGATGAGCGGGCAGATGCTGCTCCGTCGCCCGGATGCCGCGGCTGAGCGCCATGAGCGGATCCGGTTGAACATCGAGCATCCGGTGCACGGGGAACTCGCCGTCGTGTTCGCCGATCAGCGGACATTCGGCTCGCTCGCCGTGGATCGCCTCATGATGGATGGTCCGTCGCGGATCCCGACGCAGGTCGCGCATATCGCGCGCGACCCGCTGGACCCGTTCTTCGACGACACCGCATTCCGGCGCTCGCTGCGCCGACGCAACAGCGCGATCAAGCGCGTGCTGCTCGACCAGCAGATCATCAGCGGCGTGGGCAACATCTACGCCGACGAGTCGCTCTGGGCCTCCCGGGTCCATCCCGAGACGCCGGCGAGTGCGCTCTCGACCCAGGCCGTCACGAGGCTGCTCACCGAGATCCGCTCTGTCCTCGCGAAGGCTCTCGCCGAAGGCGGCACCAGCTTCGACGCGCAGTACGTGAACGTGAACGGTCAAGCCGGATATTTCGCGCACTCGCTCAATGCGTACGGGCGAGGCGGTCAACCCTGCCCTCGCTGCGGGACTCTGATCCGCCGCGAGGCGTTCATGAATCGCTCGAGCCACTTCTGCCCACGCTGTCAACGGCGTCGGTGA